A single region of the Nicotiana sylvestris chromosome 6, ASM39365v2, whole genome shotgun sequence genome encodes:
- the LOC104210073 gene encoding uncharacterized protein, which yields MDPSPFVRLIIESLALKLPLAATKPSGHHVIHPSTTPSYAKLKLKSFPSQITVLPLSPASTDPTPPDSSAVDAGFHLDAVALRRLSAKPVTLHVSVFTGRMGHTCGVSSGKLIGSVQVSVDLSGTNSEARVFQNGWMKLAAGEKPGAMLHLVVRAEPDPRFVFQFGGEPECSPVVFQVQGNRSQPVFSCKFSADRNNRSRSLPSDFNLNNRGWMRTFSGEKDRTGRERKGWMIIIYDLSGSAVAAASMITPFVPSPGSDRVSRSNAGAWLILRPNGASVSSWKPWGRLEAWRERGPVDGLGYKFELVTDTGLTSAAIPIAEGTMSMKKGGQFCIDNTVKDSVLSSNSPIRGFVMVSTVEGEGKTSVPTIQVGVQHVKSMADAALFISLSAAIDLSMDACRLFSRKLRKELCHDDQESYF from the exons ATGGATCCATCTCCTTTTGTTCGTTTAATAATCGAATCATTAGCTCTTAAACTGCCATTAGCAGCAACTAAACCATCTGGTCATCACGTAATCCACCCATCCACAACTCCCAGTTACGCAAAACTCAAGCTCAAAAGCTTCCCTTCCCAAATTACCGTTCTGCCCCTCTCCCCCGCATCCACTGACCCCACTCCCCCAGACTCCTCCGCCGTCGACGCCGGTTTCCACCTCGACGCCGTCGCTCTCCGCCGTCTGTCTGCCAAACCAGTTACTTTACACGTGTCTGTTTTTACTGGACGTATGGGTCACACGTGCGGGGTTAGTTCGGGGAAGTTGATTGGTTCTGTTCAGGTGAGTGTTGATTTGAGTGGGACCAATTCGGAGGCGCGTGTGTTCCAGAACGGGTGGATGAAGTTAGCTGCGGGAGAAAAACCGGGGGCAATGTTGCATTTGGTGGTTCGAGCTGAACCGGACCCGCGGTTTGTCTTTCAGTTTGGTGGTGAACCGGAGTGTAGCCCGGTGGTTTTTCAGGTTCAGGGGAATAGAAGTCAGCCGGTTTTTAGCTGCAAGTTTAGTGCTGATCGGAATAATCGTTCACG ATCTCTCCCATCTGATTTTAACTTAAACAATAGAGGTTGGATGAGGACATTTTCTGGAGAAAAGGACAGAACAGGAAGGGAAAGAAAAGGGTGGATGATAATAATCTATGACCTTTCAGGATCTGCTGTTGCAGCAGCATCAATGATCACACCATTTGTACCATCTCCGGGTTCTGATCGTGTTTCGCGATCAAACGCCGGTGCATGGCTCATCCTGCGGCCTAATGGCGCCTCTGTTAGTAGCTGGAAGCCATGGGGTCGACTCGAGGCGTGGAGAGAAAGAGGACCAGTTGATGGACTTGGTTACAAATTTGAACTTGTTACTGATACTGGCCTTACTAGTGCTGCTATACCAATAGCTGAAGGCACAATGAGCATGAAAAAAGGTGGACAATTTTGCATTGACAATACAGTAAAAGACTCTGTACTGAGCTCAAATTCGCCAATTCGCGGATTTGTGATGGTGTCAACTGTGGAAGGTGAAGGCAAGACTAGTGTTCCGACGATTCAAGTTGGGGTGCAACATGTTAAATCTATGGCTGATGCTGCTTTATTTATCTCGCTTTCGGCTGCCATTGATCTTAGTATGGATGCTTGTAGGCTTTTCTCTCGAAAACTTAGGAAGGAACTTTGCCATGATGATCAAGAATCATACTTCTAA